Proteins co-encoded in one Ooceraea biroi isolate clonal line C1 chromosome 9, Obir_v5.4, whole genome shotgun sequence genomic window:
- the LOC105281612 gene encoding guanine nucleotide exchange factor MSS4 homolog: MSDKDITATRKDAEGKNKNKIYCTFCTSKMLNAGAANFVNIEFALPYIHSKGEGEANQQETISDYWLVEDMYTFENIGVSHTVGNVKYLACADCERGPVGWHDLSSKKSYIALCRVKHE; this comes from the exons ATGTCAGATAAAGATATTACCGCAACGAGAAAGGATGCGGAGggcaaaaacaaaaacaagaTTTACTGCACATTTTGTACTTCGAAGATGCTTAATGCTGGAGCTGCCAACTTCGTAAACATAGAA TTTGCGTTACCGTACATTCACAGTAAGGGAGAAGGTGAAGCTAATCAGCAAGAAACCATTTCCGATTACTGGTTAGTAGAAGATATGTATACGTTCGAAAATATCGGTGTATCTCATACGGTAGGTAACGTCAAGTACTTGGCCTGTGCCGATTGCGAGAGGGGTCCAGTAGGATGGCACGACTTGTCCAGCAAGAAATCGTACATCGCGTTGTGTAGAGTGAAACACGAGTGA
- the LOC105281611 gene encoding uncharacterized protein LOC105281611 isoform X2: MNDGNIDENILSLYNAQKWKEIVTLSSTIDSLRTCRLSWVLPDISDLSWINNIVREYNVHGIASIGCGCGLLEWLLQKHSGLDVMGIELDGSWWNSKYSPPRFLKNIIFVENKPMNFQVPKRYAMLFCYFNNSAAFCDYVKNYKDCFLLIGALILD; this comes from the exons atgaatGATGGCAATATCGATGAAAATATTCTTTCGTTATATAATGCCCAAAAGTGGAAAGAGATCGTTACTTTGTCTTCCACGATTGACAGTCTCAGAACTTGCAGATTGTCGTGGGTATTGCCAGATATAAGTGATTTAAGTTGGATAAATAATATCGTACGAGAGTATAATGTACACGGGATTGCAAGTATTGGTTGTGGTTGTGGATTACTGGAATGGTTATTACAAAAGCATTCAG GATTGGATGTCATGGGTATAGAGTTGGATGGTTCCTGGTGGAACAGCAAATATTCTCCACCAcgatttttaaagaatattatctTCGTTGAGAATAAGCCAATGAATTTTCAAGTGCCGAAAAGATATGCTATGCTATtttgctattttaataatagtgCAGCTTTTTGcgattatgtaaaaaattacaaag attgCTTTCTTCTGATTGGTGCGTTAATTCTTGATTAG
- the LOC105281611 gene encoding uncharacterized protein LOC105281611 isoform X1: MNDGNIDENILSLYNAQKWKEIVTLSSTIDSLRTCRLSWVLPDISDLSWINNIVREYNVHGIASIGCGCGLLEWLLQKHSGLDVMGIELDGSWWNSKYSPPRFLKNIIFVENKPMNFQVPKRYAMLFCYFNNSAAFCDYVKNYKGNLILVIGPAQGDNCTTDPLPFDTKFEKYNWKLIKERKLVHSNNYITAYSK, encoded by the exons atgaatGATGGCAATATCGATGAAAATATTCTTTCGTTATATAATGCCCAAAAGTGGAAAGAGATCGTTACTTTGTCTTCCACGATTGACAGTCTCAGAACTTGCAGATTGTCGTGGGTATTGCCAGATATAAGTGATTTAAGTTGGATAAATAATATCGTACGAGAGTATAATGTACACGGGATTGCAAGTATTGGTTGTGGTTGTGGATTACTGGAATGGTTATTACAAAAGCATTCAG GATTGGATGTCATGGGTATAGAGTTGGATGGTTCCTGGTGGAACAGCAAATATTCTCCACCAcgatttttaaagaatattatctTCGTTGAGAATAAGCCAATGAATTTTCAAGTGCCGAAAAGATATGCTATGCTATtttgctattttaataatagtgCAGCTTTTTGcgattatgtaaaaaattacaaaggtAATTTGATTCTCGTCATTGGACCCGCCCAGGGTGATAATTGCACGACAGATCCATTGCCGTTCGATACTaaatttgaaaagtataattggaaattaataaaagaaagaaaacttgtgcattctaataattatattactgcatacagtaaataa
- the LOC105281610 gene encoding origin recognition complex subunit 1 isoform X1, with protein sequence MARRKCTEEDISLLLESNSDFDDSYVPDKSKDYNSSDSSDFKEILDKNKKLLLQGSLLRQKQSSLRLKLRRSTEQSTYKIDTESEDERPRRSTRNAKLRGLQDENQVPHTRRNTRAIKLPTRYSDYECFSPKSPVSRREQTNCDDNERQLSSANTTKRRKQTVECMKDDDSNDSDCIFVESIPETPSTRSGMSKGNKRDHVPTVEDIKDNVTPKVPRTRSSKCIGEESKRKTTDKVLLSEEINSKLDTITYESLSATPRRRPRGEKTNPRGILTVSNKCEPTVAEDENKQKNVDDVDIICNVAKKLSIKPRKRALKSTTESESSIAQNALSTPKSHRSSLRHSALTPSIKMRTEALAKPVTPLQEVRSRLHVSAVPKSLPCREQEFNDIYTFLEGKLTDNIGGCIYISGVPGTGKTATVNEVVKCLKRSAEKGKLDQFNFIEINGMKLSEPRQAYVQILKQLTGKVLTWEQACNALEKRFGSKTEKSITLLLVDELDLLCTKRQDVIYNILDWPTKLSARLVVITIANTMDLPERVLMGRITSRLGLTRVTFQPYNHKQLQEIVLARLKDTDVFKSEAIQLIARKVSAVSGDARRALDICRRAAEITETRDGSTITMQDVNEALSEMIANPKVQAITHCSKFEQIFLQAVCAEVTRTGVEEVYFLNVYKQFESLCSFDGYEVPNVTQTLDICARLGDYRLLICEYAGNDIHQRILLNVSKDDIHYALQNISVD encoded by the exons ATGGCTAGACGTAAATGTACGGAAGAAGATATATCACTGTTATTGGAATCCAATTCAGACTTCGATGACTCCTACGTGCCGGACAAGAGTAAAGATTATAACTCTTCGGATTCTTCGGATTTCAAGGAGATCTTAGATAAGAACAAAAAGCTTTTGCTACAAGGTAGCTTATTACGACAGAAGCAATCTTCTTTGCGGCTCAAGCTAAGACGTTCCACGGAACAGAGCACATACAAAATAGATACCGAATCGGAAGACGAGCGACCCAGGAGATCGACTAGGAACGCAAAGTTGAGAGGCTTGCAAGATGAGAATCAAGTACCGCATACAAGAAGAAACACAAGAGCTATAAAATTACCTACGAGATATTCAGATTACGAGTGTTTCTCTCCTAAGTCACCTGTTTCACGAAGGGAACAGACCAATTGTGACGATAATGAGAGGCAACTATCTTCCGCGAATACTaccaaaagaagaaaacaaacCGTTGAATGTATGAAGGATGATGATTCGAATGATTCAGATTGCATTTTTGTTGAGAGTATTCCAGAGACACCATCTACAAGATCAGGCATGTCGAAAGGTAATAAGCGCGATCACGTTCCCACTGTAGAAGATATTAAAGATAACGTTACTCCCAAAGTTCCTAGAACTAGATCTTCCAAATGTATAGGCGAGGAATCTAAGAGGAAAACTACAGACAAAGTTTTGCTCAGTGAGGAGATAAATTCTAAACTAGATACGATCACATACGAATCACTTAGTGCCACTCCCAGAAGAAGACCAAGAGGTGAAAAAACTAACCCTAGAGGTATTTTGACTGTATCTAATAAATGTGAGCCAACAGTAGCTGAAGACGAGAACAAACAGAAGAACGTCGACGATGTAGATATTATATGTAACGTTGCCAAGAAATTGTCAATAAAACCAAGGAAAAGAGCTCTAAAGAGTACCACTGAATCCGAATCATCAATAGCACAGAATGCCCTGAGTACTCCAAAGTCTCATCGCTCATCATTGAGGCACAGTGCTCTGACACCGTCCATAAAAATGAGAACGGAAGCTCTGGCTAAACCGGTTACGCCATTGCAGGAAGTTAGATCTCGATTACACGTCAGTGCAGTGCCTAAGTCGCTGCCTTGCAGGGAACAAGAGTTCAATGACATCTATACCTTCTTAGAGGGCAAGTTAACGGATAATATCGGAGG GTGTATCTACATTAGCGGCGTTCCAGGCACAGGTAAAACTGCTACTGTAAATGAAGTCGTGAAATGCTTGAAGAGATCGGCGGAGAAGGGCAAACTGGAccaattcaattttattgaaattaacgGTATGAAATTATCTGAGCCCAGGCAAGCCTACGTACAGATCCTGAAGCAGCTAACTGGGAAAGTTTTAACGTGGGAACAAGCATGCAATGCACTGGAAAAAAGATTCGGCAGCAAAACCGAGAAGTCGATAACGTTGCTACTTGTGGACGAA CTTGATTTATTGTGCACAAAACGACAAGACGTTATATACAACATACTGGATTGGCCTACAAAACTTTCGGCTCGATTAGTAGTCATTACCATTGCGAACACAATGGATCTCCCAGAGAGGGTTTTAATGGGTAGAATCACATCACGGTTAGGTCTTACTCGagttacttttcaaccgtacAATCACAAGCAATTGCAAGAAATAGTGTTGGCTAGGCTTAAAGATACAGATGTTTTTAAAAGTGAGGCCATACAATTAATCGCACG TAAAGTATCCGCGGTATCGGGCGACGCTCGCCGTGCTTTGGATATCTGCCGTCGCGCGGCAGAAATTACCGAAACACGCGACGGTAGCACGATAACGATGCAAGATGTAAACGAAGCTCTATCGGAGATGATAGCGAATCCGAAGGTCCAAGCTATAACGCACTGTTCGAAATTCGAGCAGATATTCTTGCAAGCTGTGTGCGCAGAAGTTACGCGAACTGGTGTTGAGGAagtttatttcttaaatgttTACAAGCAGTTTGAATCTTTGTGTTCCTTTGATG GCTACGAGGTGCCGAATGTCACTCAGACACTTGATATTTGCGCGAGATTAGGCGATTACAGGTTGCTAATATGCGAATATGCAGGTAACGATATACATCAGAGGATACTGTTGAACGTATCAAAAGATGATATACATTATGCACTGCAAAACATCAGTGTCGATTAA
- the LOC105281610 gene encoding origin recognition complex subunit 1 isoform X2 produces MARRKCTEEDISLLLESNSDFDDSYVPDKSKDYNSSDSSDFKEILDKNKKLLLQGSLLRQKQSSLRLKLRRSTEQSTYKIDTESEDERPRRSTRNAKLRGLQDENQVPHTRRNTRAIKLPTRYSDYECFSPKSPVSRREQTNCDDNERQLSSANTTKRRKQTVECMKDDDSNDSDCIFVESIPETPSTRSGMSKVPRTRSSKCIGEESKRKTTDKVLLSEEINSKLDTITYESLSATPRRRPRGEKTNPRGILTVSNKCEPTVAEDENKQKNVDDVDIICNVAKKLSIKPRKRALKSTTESESSIAQNALSTPKSHRSSLRHSALTPSIKMRTEALAKPVTPLQEVRSRLHVSAVPKSLPCREQEFNDIYTFLEGKLTDNIGGCIYISGVPGTGKTATVNEVVKCLKRSAEKGKLDQFNFIEINGMKLSEPRQAYVQILKQLTGKVLTWEQACNALEKRFGSKTEKSITLLLVDELDLLCTKRQDVIYNILDWPTKLSARLVVITIANTMDLPERVLMGRITSRLGLTRVTFQPYNHKQLQEIVLARLKDTDVFKSEAIQLIARKVSAVSGDARRALDICRRAAEITETRDGSTITMQDVNEALSEMIANPKVQAITHCSKFEQIFLQAVCAEVTRTGVEEVYFLNVYKQFESLCSFDGYEVPNVTQTLDICARLGDYRLLICEYAGNDIHQRILLNVSKDDIHYALQNISVD; encoded by the exons ATGGCTAGACGTAAATGTACGGAAGAAGATATATCACTGTTATTGGAATCCAATTCAGACTTCGATGACTCCTACGTGCCGGACAAGAGTAAAGATTATAACTCTTCGGATTCTTCGGATTTCAAGGAGATCTTAGATAAGAACAAAAAGCTTTTGCTACAAGGTAGCTTATTACGACAGAAGCAATCTTCTTTGCGGCTCAAGCTAAGACGTTCCACGGAACAGAGCACATACAAAATAGATACCGAATCGGAAGACGAGCGACCCAGGAGATCGACTAGGAACGCAAAGTTGAGAGGCTTGCAAGATGAGAATCAAGTACCGCATACAAGAAGAAACACAAGAGCTATAAAATTACCTACGAGATATTCAGATTACGAGTGTTTCTCTCCTAAGTCACCTGTTTCACGAAGGGAACAGACCAATTGTGACGATAATGAGAGGCAACTATCTTCCGCGAATACTaccaaaagaagaaaacaaacCGTTGAATGTATGAAGGATGATGATTCGAATGATTCAGATTGCATTTTTGTTGAGAGTATTCCAGAGACACCATCTACAAGATCAGGCATGTCGAAAG TTCCTAGAACTAGATCTTCCAAATGTATAGGCGAGGAATCTAAGAGGAAAACTACAGACAAAGTTTTGCTCAGTGAGGAGATAAATTCTAAACTAGATACGATCACATACGAATCACTTAGTGCCACTCCCAGAAGAAGACCAAGAGGTGAAAAAACTAACCCTAGAGGTATTTTGACTGTATCTAATAAATGTGAGCCAACAGTAGCTGAAGACGAGAACAAACAGAAGAACGTCGACGATGTAGATATTATATGTAACGTTGCCAAGAAATTGTCAATAAAACCAAGGAAAAGAGCTCTAAAGAGTACCACTGAATCCGAATCATCAATAGCACAGAATGCCCTGAGTACTCCAAAGTCTCATCGCTCATCATTGAGGCACAGTGCTCTGACACCGTCCATAAAAATGAGAACGGAAGCTCTGGCTAAACCGGTTACGCCATTGCAGGAAGTTAGATCTCGATTACACGTCAGTGCAGTGCCTAAGTCGCTGCCTTGCAGGGAACAAGAGTTCAATGACATCTATACCTTCTTAGAGGGCAAGTTAACGGATAATATCGGAGG GTGTATCTACATTAGCGGCGTTCCAGGCACAGGTAAAACTGCTACTGTAAATGAAGTCGTGAAATGCTTGAAGAGATCGGCGGAGAAGGGCAAACTGGAccaattcaattttattgaaattaacgGTATGAAATTATCTGAGCCCAGGCAAGCCTACGTACAGATCCTGAAGCAGCTAACTGGGAAAGTTTTAACGTGGGAACAAGCATGCAATGCACTGGAAAAAAGATTCGGCAGCAAAACCGAGAAGTCGATAACGTTGCTACTTGTGGACGAA CTTGATTTATTGTGCACAAAACGACAAGACGTTATATACAACATACTGGATTGGCCTACAAAACTTTCGGCTCGATTAGTAGTCATTACCATTGCGAACACAATGGATCTCCCAGAGAGGGTTTTAATGGGTAGAATCACATCACGGTTAGGTCTTACTCGagttacttttcaaccgtacAATCACAAGCAATTGCAAGAAATAGTGTTGGCTAGGCTTAAAGATACAGATGTTTTTAAAAGTGAGGCCATACAATTAATCGCACG TAAAGTATCCGCGGTATCGGGCGACGCTCGCCGTGCTTTGGATATCTGCCGTCGCGCGGCAGAAATTACCGAAACACGCGACGGTAGCACGATAACGATGCAAGATGTAAACGAAGCTCTATCGGAGATGATAGCGAATCCGAAGGTCCAAGCTATAACGCACTGTTCGAAATTCGAGCAGATATTCTTGCAAGCTGTGTGCGCAGAAGTTACGCGAACTGGTGTTGAGGAagtttatttcttaaatgttTACAAGCAGTTTGAATCTTTGTGTTCCTTTGATG GCTACGAGGTGCCGAATGTCACTCAGACACTTGATATTTGCGCGAGATTAGGCGATTACAGGTTGCTAATATGCGAATATGCAGGTAACGATATACATCAGAGGATACTGTTGAACGTATCAAAAGATGATATACATTATGCACTGCAAAACATCAGTGTCGATTAA